The Saccharopolyspora gloriosae genome has a segment encoding these proteins:
- a CDS encoding DUF6760 family protein, translated as MTYAADRLHEEVAYIAYHFHWARDEILDLDHLERRRWVREIAHINTRVNESR; from the coding sequence GTGACGTACGCGGCCGACCGGCTGCACGAAGAGGTCGCGTACATCGCATACCACTTCCACTGGGCACGCGACGAGATCCTCGATCTCGACCACTTGGAACGCAGGCGCTGGGTGCGGGAGATCGCGCACATCAACACGCGGGTGAACGAGAGCAGGTGA
- a CDS encoding phage tail protein, with protein MPNEIFASSVFFRLAIGGNDLGRFHTCSGLGAQVEVEQFAEGGNNSFSWQLPTRITWTNITLTRPVTKDTTKISKWLSDTMRRAERKNGEIVALKPNLTPIARWQVIGIVPVSWQGPSFDPSSSEAAVETLEIAHEGLQPS; from the coding sequence ATGCCCAACGAGATCTTCGCCAGCAGCGTGTTCTTCCGGCTGGCCATCGGCGGCAACGACCTCGGCCGCTTCCACACCTGCTCCGGGCTCGGCGCGCAGGTCGAGGTCGAGCAGTTCGCCGAAGGCGGCAACAACTCCTTCTCCTGGCAGCTGCCCACCCGCATCACCTGGACCAACATCACGCTGACCCGCCCGGTCACCAAGGACACCACGAAGATCTCCAAGTGGCTGTCGGACACGATGCGTCGCGCCGAACGCAAGAACGGCGAAATCGTCGCGCTGAAGCCGAATCTGACGCCCATCGCGCGCTGGCAGGTGATCGGGATCGTGCCCGTCAGCTGGCAAGGACCGTCGTTCGACCCGTCCAGCTCCGAAGCCGCGGTGGAAACCCTCGAAATCGCCCACGAAGGCCTGCAACCATCCTGA
- a CDS encoding LysM peptidoglycan-binding domain-containing protein: MATASGKNLTRAEILIMEPPAKVGAKPGATIKRVKFQFNPNKLALTKSTEWRRKPARMASESALPEFVGSGPRSLQLEVFLDATAKHDDSVEKKVEDLMTACVPTPKSIAAKTPASPWIRFEWGTSRTTSFDGVLSSFSVDYSLFDVDGKPLRATCSLGIEEASVDTPGQNPTSGAENSRRTHRVVAGDSLPQLAWREYGDATAWRIVAAANEIDDPMILVPGSELLVPALDELEQDGA, encoded by the coding sequence ATGGCCACCGCATCGGGCAAGAACCTCACCCGCGCCGAAATTCTGATCATGGAACCGCCCGCGAAAGTCGGGGCGAAACCCGGCGCGACCATCAAACGCGTCAAGTTCCAGTTCAACCCGAACAAGCTCGCGCTGACCAAGAGCACCGAGTGGCGGCGCAAACCGGCCCGGATGGCCAGCGAATCGGCACTTCCCGAGTTCGTCGGCAGCGGACCGCGCTCGCTGCAACTGGAAGTGTTCCTGGACGCCACCGCCAAGCACGACGACTCGGTGGAGAAGAAGGTCGAAGACCTCATGACCGCCTGCGTGCCCACCCCGAAGAGCATCGCCGCCAAAACGCCCGCCAGCCCGTGGATCCGGTTCGAATGGGGCACCTCGCGGACCACCTCGTTCGACGGAGTGCTCTCCAGCTTCTCGGTGGACTACTCGCTGTTCGACGTGGACGGCAAACCGCTGCGCGCCACCTGCTCGCTGGGCATCGAGGAAGCCAGCGTCGACACGCCCGGCCAGAACCCCACCTCCGGTGCGGAGAACTCCCGCCGCACCCACCGAGTCGTCGCCGGTGACAGCCTGCCGCAGCTCGCCTGGCGGGAATACGGCGACGCCACCGCATGGCGGATCGTGGCGGCCGCCAACGAGATCGACGACCCGATGATCCTGGTGCCCGGCAGCGAACTGCTCGTACCGGCACTCGACGAGCTCGAACAGGACGGTGCGTGA
- a CDS encoding VgrG-related protein → MGAAKEQDGRSFAADPIVKIPGPLPPPWQDQLTSCVVDENVGLPDTATVTFRDPNHELLTATGISIGSPLTVSITTAGGKTPEKLFAGEVTALELDSDSTGSFTVVRAMSKAHRLLRGRKVVAFKNMNADAIVRKVAKGAGLKPGKIQAKKITYTQLAQPNISDWEFLQNLAEEHGVTVRVDELGKLDFAPLTPATSAPAPTTSATKSPFVLEYGRNLMALRAVLTSTDQVSKVEVRGWDLKTKKPVVATKPVTPSKTIIPGLTPAQATAKFGKKNTLVVTDTPYGTQAEARAVADSLATSMSAGLGEVEAVAEGDPKLRAGTPVALGNAGSKFSGKYTATAVHHVIEPGQGYRTTVLVSTTPDRSLAGLTTGANAPDRGPRIPGVANAIVSDIKEPANGQRGWVKLTFPWLDAKYVSDWARTVQLGGQGGGVISPDVGDEVLVGFEQGLLDRPYVLGGLYNGKDKPSKHKTKLLEGKKVGRRSLVSRTGHRLELLDAKKGPPGVSIASGNERLEIRLDQTKNSIEVAVKAPGGRRALSSMTLDPRGITLDATTGDITLKGKNISVDATLNAKINANTTASLSGKVGANVDGGANASLRAPIVRIN, encoded by the coding sequence ATGGGCGCAGCGAAAGAACAGGACGGCCGGTCGTTCGCCGCCGACCCGATCGTCAAGATCCCCGGACCGCTGCCGCCCCCCTGGCAGGACCAGCTCACCTCGTGCGTCGTCGACGAGAACGTGGGGCTGCCCGACACGGCGACGGTGACGTTCCGCGACCCGAACCACGAACTGCTCACCGCCACCGGCATCAGCATCGGCTCACCGCTGACGGTGTCGATCACGACCGCCGGCGGCAAAACCCCGGAGAAGCTGTTCGCCGGTGAGGTCACGGCGCTGGAACTCGACTCCGACAGCACCGGCTCGTTCACCGTGGTGCGCGCCATGAGCAAGGCGCACCGGCTGCTGCGCGGCCGCAAGGTCGTCGCGTTCAAGAACATGAACGCCGATGCCATCGTGCGCAAAGTCGCCAAGGGCGCCGGGCTCAAGCCCGGCAAGATCCAGGCCAAGAAGATCACCTACACGCAGCTGGCCCAGCCCAACATCTCGGACTGGGAATTCCTGCAGAACCTGGCCGAGGAGCACGGCGTCACCGTGCGGGTCGACGAGCTCGGCAAGCTCGACTTCGCCCCGCTCACCCCTGCCACCTCCGCTCCCGCACCCACGACCTCGGCGACCAAGAGCCCGTTCGTGCTGGAGTACGGCCGCAACCTGATGGCGCTGCGGGCGGTGCTCACCTCCACCGACCAGGTCAGCAAGGTCGAAGTGCGCGGCTGGGACTTGAAGACCAAAAAGCCCGTGGTCGCCACCAAACCCGTCACCCCCAGCAAGACCATCATCCCCGGGCTCACCCCGGCGCAGGCGACCGCCAAGTTCGGCAAGAAGAACACCCTGGTCGTCACCGACACGCCCTACGGCACGCAAGCCGAGGCCAGAGCGGTGGCGGATTCGCTGGCCACGTCGATGAGCGCCGGACTCGGCGAGGTCGAAGCCGTCGCCGAAGGCGACCCCAAGCTGCGCGCCGGAACACCGGTGGCGCTGGGCAACGCGGGCAGCAAGTTCTCCGGCAAATACACCGCCACCGCCGTGCACCACGTGATCGAACCGGGCCAGGGCTACCGCACCACCGTGTTGGTGAGCACCACTCCGGACCGGTCGCTGGCCGGGCTCACCACCGGCGCCAACGCGCCCGACCGCGGACCGCGCATCCCCGGCGTTGCCAACGCGATCGTCTCCGACATCAAGGAACCCGCCAACGGCCAACGGGGCTGGGTGAAACTCACATTCCCCTGGCTGGACGCCAAATACGTCTCCGATTGGGCGCGGACCGTGCAGCTCGGCGGGCAAGGCGGCGGCGTGATCAGCCCGGACGTCGGCGACGAAGTGCTCGTCGGCTTCGAACAAGGCCTGCTGGACCGGCCGTACGTGCTCGGCGGGCTCTACAACGGCAAGGACAAACCGTCCAAGCACAAGACAAAGCTGCTCGAAGGAAAGAAGGTCGGCCGCCGGTCCCTGGTCTCCCGCACCGGACACCGGCTCGAACTGCTCGACGCCAAAAAAGGACCGCCCGGCGTGTCCATCGCCAGCGGCAACGAGCGGCTCGAAATCCGGCTCGACCAGACGAAGAACTCGATCGAGGTCGCCGTCAAAGCCCCCGGCGGCCGCCGAGCGCTCAGTTCGATGACGCTGGACCCGCGCGGCATCACCCTCGACGCGACCACCGGCGACATCACCCTCAAAGGCAAGAACATCTCCGTTGACGCCACCCTCAACGCCAAGATCAACGCCAATACCACCGCCTCGCTCTCCGGCAAGGTCGGCGCCAACGTCGACGGCGGTGCCAACGCCAGCCTCCGCGCCCCGATCGTCCGGATCAACTGA
- a CDS encoding GPW/gp25 family protein, with translation MSERFIGRGWGFPLRVSATGGIGLVEREQEIEEAIRLVLGTAPGERPMRPEFGCGVHDYVFAPADGATAGRIAYEVRSALHRWEPRIEVTDVVIAVDDDEEGVLYIDVHYTLRSTNDRRNLVFPFYTIPDGGEPSTGGAI, from the coding sequence GTGAGCGAACGATTCATCGGCCGCGGCTGGGGATTCCCGCTGCGCGTCAGCGCCACCGGCGGCATCGGCCTCGTCGAACGCGAGCAGGAGATCGAAGAGGCCATCCGGCTCGTCCTCGGCACCGCGCCCGGCGAACGCCCCATGCGCCCCGAATTCGGCTGCGGCGTGCACGACTACGTGTTCGCGCCCGCCGACGGCGCCACCGCGGGCCGGATCGCCTACGAAGTGCGCAGCGCACTGCATCGCTGGGAACCGCGGATCGAAGTCACCGATGTGGTGATCGCGGTCGACGACGACGAGGAAGGCGTGCTCTACATCGACGTGCACTACACGCTGCGTTCCACCAACGACCGCCGAAACCTCGTGTTCCCCTTCTACACCATCCCCGACGGCGGCGAACCCTCGACGGGAGGTGCGATCTGA
- a CDS encoding putative baseplate assembly protein — MAIPSPNLDDRRFQELVDEAKRYVQQRAPEWTDHNVSDPGVTLIETFAHMVDQLIYRLNRVPEKNYLAFLDLMGVRLFPPAAARGDVTFWLSAAQQETVLLDRGTEVATAHSELEQDVVFATADDLPIVPCELRTLVTISATGTIEDRTADLGAERDVPCFQAEPAPGDAMLFGLSNAVPRCVISVELDSQVEGIGVDPRQPPLTWEAWDGTGWAECEAFDDTTGGLNRPGEVVLQIGPDHVLSAVAGVRAGWLRCRVVAPETGQPFYSESPTVRVAEVSTVGGTTTVEHAETHTEVMLGESAGVPGQRFTLEEAPVLTDGDPIVVQVSDGDGWEDWTVVDHFGRSGHADRHVTLDATTGQFSFPPAVRVPDGSVRNWGAVPAKGAQIRVARYRTGGGRAGNVARGAISVLRSSVPYISDVENREAAIGGIDGETVSEAKVRAPQQLQLQERAVTAADHEQIARQAAPAAARIRCLPAGSDHEPGAARVLVVPDAVPDSGDRIRFEQLIPSEQLLSTVATRLNERRLLGARLIVEPPFYQGITVVARMRGTSDDVNRINNDALNALYRYINPLHGGVEETGWPFGHPVQAGEIFAVLQRVGGVGIVDEVRLFPADPITGRRGAPADRIDLARHALVFSHQHQVVVNPPDGAEPR; from the coding sequence ATGGCGATTCCCTCGCCCAACCTCGACGATCGCCGGTTCCAGGAACTCGTCGACGAAGCCAAGCGCTACGTGCAGCAACGCGCCCCGGAATGGACCGACCACAACGTCTCCGACCCCGGCGTCACGCTCATCGAGACCTTCGCGCACATGGTGGATCAGCTGATCTACCGGCTGAACCGGGTACCGGAGAAGAACTACCTCGCGTTCCTCGACCTGATGGGCGTGCGGCTGTTCCCGCCCGCCGCCGCTCGCGGCGACGTCACGTTCTGGCTTTCCGCCGCACAGCAGGAAACCGTGCTGCTCGATCGCGGCACCGAAGTCGCCACCGCGCACTCGGAACTCGAACAGGACGTCGTGTTCGCCACCGCGGACGACCTGCCGATCGTGCCGTGCGAACTGCGCACCCTGGTGACGATCTCCGCCACTGGCACCATCGAGGACCGCACCGCCGACCTCGGCGCGGAACGGGACGTGCCCTGCTTCCAAGCCGAACCCGCCCCCGGCGACGCCATGCTGTTCGGGCTCAGCAACGCCGTGCCCCGCTGCGTGATCTCCGTGGAACTCGACAGCCAAGTCGAAGGCATCGGCGTCGACCCGCGCCAGCCGCCGCTGACCTGGGAAGCCTGGGACGGCACCGGCTGGGCCGAGTGCGAAGCCTTCGACGACACCACCGGCGGGCTCAACCGGCCCGGCGAAGTCGTCCTCCAGATCGGCCCCGACCACGTGCTGTCCGCCGTGGCCGGAGTGCGCGCGGGCTGGCTGCGCTGCCGCGTCGTAGCACCCGAGACGGGCCAGCCGTTCTACTCCGAATCCCCCACCGTCCGCGTCGCCGAGGTCTCCACCGTCGGCGGCACCACCACCGTCGAACACGCCGAAACCCACACCGAGGTGATGCTGGGCGAATCCGCCGGAGTACCGGGCCAGCGGTTCACCCTCGAAGAGGCTCCCGTGCTCACCGACGGCGACCCGATCGTGGTGCAGGTGTCCGACGGTGACGGCTGGGAGGACTGGACCGTCGTGGACCACTTCGGCCGCTCCGGGCACGCCGACCGGCACGTCACGCTCGACGCGACGACCGGGCAGTTCAGCTTCCCGCCCGCCGTGCGCGTTCCCGACGGCAGCGTGCGCAACTGGGGCGCGGTGCCCGCCAAAGGCGCGCAGATCCGCGTCGCGCGCTACCGCACCGGCGGCGGGCGAGCGGGCAACGTGGCGCGCGGCGCGATCTCCGTGCTGCGCAGCTCGGTTCCCTACATCTCCGACGTGGAGAACCGGGAGGCCGCCATCGGCGGCATCGACGGCGAAACGGTGTCCGAGGCGAAAGTGCGCGCGCCGCAACAACTCCAGCTCCAAGAACGCGCAGTGACCGCGGCCGACCACGAGCAGATCGCCCGCCAGGCGGCACCCGCGGCGGCCCGCATCCGCTGCCTGCCCGCGGGCAGCGACCACGAACCCGGTGCCGCCCGGGTGCTCGTCGTACCCGACGCGGTACCGGACAGCGGTGACCGCATCCGCTTCGAGCAGCTCATCCCCTCCGAACAACTGCTGTCCACCGTCGCCACCCGGCTCAACGAACGTCGGCTGCTGGGCGCCCGGCTCATCGTGGAACCGCCGTTCTACCAAGGGATCACCGTCGTGGCCCGGATGCGCGGCACCAGCGACGACGTGAACCGGATCAACAACGACGCGCTGAACGCGCTCTACCGCTACATCAACCCGTTGCACGGTGGTGTCGAGGAAACCGGCTGGCCGTTCGGACATCCCGTGCAGGCCGGGGAGATCTTCGCCGTGCTCCAGCGCGTCGGAGGCGTCGGCATCGTCGACGAGGTGCGCCTGTTCCCGGCCGACCCGATCACCGGCAGGCGCGGCGCCCCGGCGGACCGCATCGACCTCGCGCGGCACGCGCTGGTCTTCTCGCACCAGCACCAAGTGGTGGTCAACCCGCCGGACGGTGCGGAGCCGAGATGA
- a CDS encoding phage tail protein has protein sequence MTRQAVPGLPSRYPLGELLPGLYAGDDLAQRFTAGLDTVLAPILSTLDNLAYYFDPRVAPEDFVAWLAGWVAMELEPDWPPELRRAVVIRAVELHRWRGTARGLVDRLWLCLGVHARVFDGPGAAWSTSPATALPGAPTTEARVQVWPGRAAVNREQVVALVDAHCPVHLTCTVEVMSGPPQQERRRT, from the coding sequence ATGACCAGACAGGCAGTGCCCGGTCTGCCCAGCCGCTACCCGCTCGGGGAGCTGCTGCCCGGACTGTACGCGGGCGACGACCTCGCCCAGCGGTTCACCGCCGGGCTGGACACCGTGCTCGCCCCCATTTTGTCCACATTGGACAACTTGGCGTACTACTTCGACCCGAGGGTGGCACCGGAGGACTTCGTCGCCTGGCTCGCCGGCTGGGTGGCGATGGAGCTGGAACCGGACTGGCCGCCGGAACTGCGGCGTGCCGTCGTGATCCGCGCCGTCGAACTGCACCGCTGGCGCGGCACCGCGCGCGGACTCGTCGACCGGCTCTGGCTCTGCCTCGGCGTGCACGCGCGCGTGTTCGATGGACCCGGCGCCGCCTGGTCCACCAGCCCCGCCACCGCGCTGCCCGGCGCTCCCACCACTGAAGCGCGCGTGCAGGTGTGGCCCGGCCGCGCGGCGGTGAACCGCGAGCAGGTCGTCGCACTGGTCGACGCGCACTGCCCAGTGCACCTGACCTGCACCGTCGAGGTCATGTCCGGGCCACCTCAGCAAGAACGGAGGCGAACATGA
- the tatC gene encoding twin-arginine translocase subunit TatC — protein sequence MSSNPFRRLNPWRGDRRRWGRRHNPDGTMTLVDHLYELRYRLGWAAFGILVGAIFGFIWFSNHVFGLPTLSDILIRPYCQLPPQVRFSPNGECQLLQTKAFEVFMLQLKVGIAVGSLLFSPLWLYQLWAFITPGLHANERKFARTFVTIASMLFVFGAVLAYFVVPEGLGFMTSFGGGAFFTALTGGEYINFVLLMLLMFGISFEMPLVLVMLNRAGVVSYAKLKSWWRGIVFGLFVLAAVATPGQDPFSMMALAACLVVLFVIAMVICRAHDRSKARKLAAQGLSMDDVDLDEASKVDYRASSLDTSASESRVGGKEDAT from the coding sequence GTGAGTTCAAACCCGTTCCGCCGTTTGAACCCGTGGCGCGGTGACCGCCGCCGTTGGGGTCGTCGGCACAACCCCGACGGCACCATGACCCTGGTCGATCATCTCTACGAGCTGAGGTATCGGCTGGGCTGGGCGGCGTTCGGCATTCTTGTCGGCGCGATCTTCGGTTTCATCTGGTTCTCGAATCATGTCTTCGGGCTGCCGACGCTCAGTGACATTCTGATCCGCCCGTATTGCCAGTTGCCCCCGCAGGTGCGGTTCAGCCCCAACGGCGAGTGCCAGTTGCTGCAGACGAAGGCTTTCGAAGTCTTCATGTTGCAACTGAAGGTCGGCATCGCGGTCGGCTCTCTGCTGTTCAGCCCGCTGTGGCTGTACCAGTTGTGGGCGTTCATCACGCCGGGTCTGCATGCGAATGAGCGCAAGTTCGCCCGCACCTTCGTGACGATCGCGAGCATGCTGTTCGTCTTCGGCGCGGTGTTGGCCTACTTCGTCGTTCCCGAGGGTCTGGGCTTCATGACCAGCTTCGGTGGCGGCGCGTTCTTCACCGCGTTGACCGGTGGCGAGTACATCAACTTCGTTCTCCTGATGCTGCTGATGTTCGGCATCAGCTTCGAGATGCCGCTGGTGCTGGTGATGCTGAACCGGGCCGGTGTGGTGAGTTACGCGAAGCTGAAGAGCTGGTGGCGCGGCATCGTGTTCGGCCTGTTCGTGCTGGCGGCCGTCGCGACTCCGGGGCAGGACCCGTTCTCGATGATGGCGCTGGCCGCGTGCCTGGTGGTCCTTTTTGTGATCGCGATGGTCATCTGCCGGGCGCACGACCGTTCCAAGGCGCGGAAGCTGGCCGCGCAGGGCTTGAGCATGGACGATGTGGACCTCGACGAGGCTTCGAAGGTCGATTACCGGGCATCGTCGCTCGATACCTCCGCTTCGGAGTCACGGGTAGGCGGCAAGGAAGACGCCACCTGA
- the tatA gene encoding Sec-independent protein translocase subunit TatA has product MGLPGGWELVLIVGVLVLLFGATKLPQMARSLGQSARVFKAEARGMKEDEAAAKRDQESTSEPQQLTTGEPSAPVTASNAEETQRKETKN; this is encoded by the coding sequence ATGGGTTTGCCAGGTGGGTGGGAGCTCGTTCTCATCGTGGGTGTGCTGGTGTTGCTGTTCGGTGCCACCAAGCTGCCGCAGATGGCGCGTTCGCTCGGCCAGTCCGCACGAGTGTTCAAGGCCGAGGCTCGTGGGATGAAGGAAGACGAAGCCGCCGCGAAGCGCGACCAGGAATCGACGTCCGAGCCGCAGCAGCTCACGACCGGCGAGCCCAGCGCGCCGGTGACCGCGTCCAACGCGGAAGAGACGCAGCGCAAAGAAACCAAGAACTGA
- a CDS encoding bacteriophage holin — protein sequence MPYVWSLVLFVVGVLLLLAVLIRLFTLLRRVKKVQRAVAADVSNRSGLLKARIAGLQVALAERRNGAA from the coding sequence GTGCCCTACGTGTGGAGTCTTGTGCTGTTCGTGGTGGGAGTGCTGCTCCTGCTCGCTGTTCTGATCCGGTTGTTCACCTTGTTGCGCAGGGTGAAGAAGGTGCAACGTGCTGTTGCCGCCGACGTCTCGAACCGATCGGGTCTGCTGAAAGCACGAATCGCGGGCCTCCAGGTGGCGCTGGCCGAGCGTCGTAATGGAGCCGCGTGA
- a CDS encoding YafY family protein produces the protein MTSGATERLPRLLALVPYLLSRPGVPVADAAADFGVGEQQLRRDLELLWMCGLPGYGPGDLIDLSFEGETITVTYDAGMRRPLRMTASEATSLLVALRALADTPGIADTEAVQRALSKVEEAVGQAQPTGVVVGLAGREGPMVPGVQEAVQRAVTEHRALFMRYYTASRDEVSERTVDPMRLVIVDGRSYLEAWCRSAVAVRRFRLDRIDVADVLDESAQPPRDAEPTDFSAGLFRPMPDQPSAVLELDPDARWVSEYYPVDELAELDQGRIRVRMRYSDRSWMVRLVLGLGGQGRVVEPRDLADDVRRRAEEALVRAHHLSSN, from the coding sequence ATGACGAGCGGGGCGACGGAGCGACTGCCACGGTTGCTGGCGCTGGTGCCGTACCTGCTGAGCAGGCCGGGGGTTCCGGTCGCCGATGCTGCCGCGGACTTCGGCGTCGGCGAGCAGCAGCTGCGGCGGGACCTGGAGCTGTTGTGGATGTGCGGGCTGCCGGGGTACGGGCCGGGTGACCTGATCGATCTGTCCTTCGAGGGCGAGACGATCACCGTCACCTATGACGCGGGGATGCGCCGCCCGCTGCGGATGACCGCGTCGGAGGCGACTTCGCTGCTGGTGGCCTTGCGAGCGCTGGCCGATACGCCGGGCATCGCCGACACCGAGGCGGTGCAGCGGGCGCTGTCGAAGGTCGAGGAGGCCGTCGGGCAGGCCCAGCCCACCGGGGTCGTGGTGGGTCTGGCCGGCCGGGAAGGCCCGATGGTGCCGGGGGTGCAGGAGGCGGTGCAGCGGGCAGTGACCGAGCACCGCGCACTGTTCATGCGGTACTACACGGCGTCGCGGGACGAGGTCAGCGAACGCACCGTGGACCCGATGCGATTGGTGATCGTCGACGGTCGCAGCTACCTGGAGGCGTGGTGTCGTTCGGCGGTGGCGGTCCGCCGCTTCCGGTTGGACCGCATCGACGTGGCCGACGTGCTCGACGAGTCGGCGCAGCCACCGCGGGACGCGGAACCGACGGACTTCTCGGCCGGGTTGTTCCGGCCGATGCCGGACCAGCCGAGCGCTGTGCTGGAGCTTGATCCCGACGCGCGCTGGGTCAGCGAGTACTACCCGGTGGACGAGCTCGCCGAACTGGATCAAGGGCGTATCAGGGTGCGGATGCGTTACTCGGATCGCTCGTGGATGGTGCGCCTGGTGCTCGGCCTGGGCGGCCAGGGACGCGTCGTGGAACCTCGGGATCTGGCCGATGACGTGCGGCGACGCGCCGAAGAGGCGCTGGTGCGGGCGCATCACCTGTCGTCGAACTGA
- a CDS encoding YafY family protein has protein sequence MATARAERLVNLVLCLLSTRQYLTAERIRGIVPGYTDAPNDEAFFRTFERDKSELRDLGVPLETGRNSAFDAADGYRIARRDYELGDIGLEPDEAAAVALALRLWDSPELTGAARGALLKLRAAGVDVDDRAAGTIEPKVRTSEPAFPVLLAAVQAGRVVTFDYRRPNDAQAQRRTVEPWGVVAWRGRWYLVGHDRDRDASRCFRLSRIVGEPAAQGRPGVVSTPPDVDLLTLVAGEQRATPPRTPARVWVAQGRAQGLRRRAAVVETMRLGGVDGEVLELDLFYPDSAASWIAGYGPDAAVLEPDVLRKSVHEAHLGAAAALGALGAEESGEVIG, from the coding sequence GTGGCCACTGCGCGTGCGGAACGCTTGGTGAACCTGGTGCTGTGCCTGCTCTCGACGCGCCAGTACCTGACGGCGGAGCGAATCAGGGGAATTGTTCCGGGTTACACCGATGCGCCCAATGACGAGGCGTTCTTCCGGACCTTCGAACGCGACAAGTCCGAACTGCGGGACTTGGGCGTGCCGTTGGAGACCGGCCGGAACTCGGCGTTCGACGCCGCGGACGGCTACCGGATCGCCCGACGGGACTACGAACTCGGCGACATCGGACTGGAACCCGATGAGGCTGCTGCCGTGGCGCTGGCCCTGCGACTGTGGGACTCCCCGGAGCTCACCGGCGCGGCCCGCGGTGCGCTGCTGAAGCTCCGGGCGGCAGGGGTCGACGTCGACGATCGGGCGGCGGGCACGATCGAACCGAAGGTGCGCACCAGCGAGCCCGCCTTTCCCGTGCTGCTCGCAGCGGTGCAGGCGGGGCGAGTGGTGACCTTCGACTACCGGCGGCCGAACGACGCGCAGGCACAACGACGCACGGTGGAGCCCTGGGGCGTGGTCGCGTGGCGGGGCCGCTGGTATCTCGTCGGGCACGACCGGGATCGGGATGCGTCGCGCTGCTTCCGGTTGTCTCGCATCGTCGGGGAGCCTGCGGCGCAGGGGCGGCCGGGGGTGGTGAGCACGCCGCCGGACGTGGACTTGCTGACTCTCGTCGCCGGTGAGCAGCGAGCAACTCCGCCGCGCACTCCGGCCCGGGTGTGGGTTGCGCAGGGACGTGCGCAGGGACTGCGACGGCGCGCGGCGGTCGTGGAAACGATGCGGTTGGGCGGCGTCGACGGCGAGGTGCTGGAGCTCGACCTGTTCTACCCGGATTCGGCGGCCTCGTGGATCGCGGGCTATGGCCCGGACGCGGCGGTCCTCGAACCGGACGTGCTGCGCAAGTCGGTGCACGAAGCGCACCTGGGAGCGGCCGCGGCCCTCGGTGCGCTCGGAGCGGAGGAATCAGGGGAGGTGATCGGATGA
- a CDS encoding SDR family oxidoreductase produces the protein MSAPVLLITGASRGIGAATARAAADAGYRLALVSRSADQLEPLARELGHENALPLPCDITEWTEISSAVARAEAHFGRLDAVFANAGHSVSTSFLGTDGADPDQWREMVLTNVHGTALTARAALPALVRSGGHLLLTGSAAGRGIRPGNLYSATKWAVTGMAQNIRAECVGTGVRVTLLQPGLVETEMNTPEQADRPKLRAEDIAQAALYALAQPDTVDVNELLIRPTGQHPLR, from the coding sequence ATGTCAGCCCCGGTCCTGCTCATCACCGGCGCGTCCCGCGGGATCGGTGCGGCGACCGCACGAGCCGCCGCCGACGCCGGTTACCGCCTCGCCCTCGTCTCCAGGTCCGCCGACCAGCTGGAACCGCTGGCACGCGAGCTCGGCCACGAGAACGCCCTGCCCTTGCCGTGCGACATCACCGAGTGGACCGAGATCAGTTCCGCCGTGGCACGAGCCGAAGCGCACTTCGGCAGGCTCGACGCCGTGTTCGCCAACGCCGGCCACAGCGTGTCCACCTCATTCCTGGGCACCGATGGAGCGGATCCCGACCAGTGGCGCGAGATGGTGCTGACCAACGTGCACGGCACCGCGCTCACCGCACGCGCGGCGCTGCCCGCACTCGTTCGCAGCGGCGGCCACCTGCTGCTGACCGGCTCGGCGGCGGGCCGCGGCATCCGGCCCGGCAACCTCTACTCCGCGACCAAGTGGGCCGTGACCGGCATGGCCCAGAACATCCGCGCCGAATGCGTCGGCACCGGGGTCCGGGTCACCCTGCTGCAGCCAGGCTTGGTGGAGACCGAGATGAACACCCCGGAACAGGCCGACCGCCCCAAACTGCGCGCCGAGGACATCGCACAGGCCGCGCTCTACGCACTCGCCCAGCCCGACACCGTTGATGTCAACGAACTGCTCATCCGCCCCACCGGCCAGCACCCGCTGCGCTGA